In Galactobacillus timonensis, the genomic window CGGACTTGCGCATCGCTCGGCGCTGGAGCATGGAGGGATGACGATCGGTGTGATCGGCAGCGGACTGGGTACGGTGTATCCTCTGGAAAATCAGGATCTTTATGATCAGATGGCGGAGAAGGGACTGATTCTTTCGGAATATCCCCATCATGCGGGGGTGCGCAAGCGCAATTTTCCATGGCGCAACCGTATCCTTGCGGCTTTGGGTGATACGCTTCTGATTACCCAGGCTGCCTGTAAAAGCGGAACGATGTTAACAGTAAATGAGGCCATCGCCCTTTCACGTGATATATACTGTATTCCCTATCCCTTTGATGTGGAGGAAGGCCGCGGGTGCAACCTTCTGATCTCGCAGGGGGCACAGATTTTCTTTGAGGAAAGTCAGCTGAAGGAACTGATCCCTTCATTGCGTTCCTCTTGAAAATCCTAAGGGCTTTCGGTATTCTTAGCACTGTTTAGAAACAAAACCTGCAATCGTAGAAAAGTGGCCAGGAGGTATTGTTATGAAAGATCTGGTTATTGTAGAGTCACCATCCAAAAGCAAGACAATTCAGAAGTATCTTGGGAGCGGCTTTGATGTCGTATCTTCCAAGGGACATATCCGTGATCTTGCGATCAAGGGCAAGGACGGACTGGGCGTTGACATTGAAGATCACTTCAAGCCGACGTATGTCATTTCCAAAGATAAGAAAGATGTCGTAAAGGATCTGCAGACACGTGCATCCAAAGCGGATCATGTCTATCTTGCGACCGACCCGGATCGTGAGGGGGAGGCGATTTCCTGGCATTTGGCTGAGGTTCTCGGCCTGAATGAGCAGGACACCAATCGGGTTACGTTTCATGAGATTACGCATGATGCGGTTATTGATGCGTTCCATCAGCCGCGTGCCATTGATATGGATCTGGTCCATTCCCAGGAGACGCGCCGGATTCTGGATCGGATCATCGGCTTCAAGCTTTCGAAGCTGTTGCATTCCAAGATTCACTCCAAGAGTGCCGGCCGTGTGCAGTCGGTCGCTTTGAAGCTGATCGTGGAGCGTGAGAAGGAAATCAAGGCTTTCGTTCCGCAGGAGTACTGGACCGTGGATGCGGAGTTTATCAAGGACGGTCAGAAGTTCACTGCATCCCTTGCAAAGTTCAACGGAGAAAAGGCGGATAAGGTTCCGGCCGAGGTGGCCAAGAAGGCTGCGGAAGCCTGCCAGGGCCCCTTTGAGATCACCAGCATCAAGATTGCGGAAAAGAAGACCGCTCCTTTCAAGCCGTTCATCACATCAACGCTTCAGCAGGAAGCCAGCACGAAGCTCAGCTTCAGTGCGAAGCGGACGATGGCAGTTGCTCAGCGTCTGTATGAAGGCATCGATATCGGAAACGGTCAGGAAGGTCTGATCACCTACATGCGTACTGACAGTACGCGTCTTTCCAATGTGTATATGGCGGCGGCGCATGATCTGATTCAGAAACAGTTCGGCAAGGAATATTCCGGCTGGTATCAGGCAAAGAATGATGCCAATGCCCAGGATGCCCATGAAGCGATCCGTCCCACCAGTCTTGCGAATGATCCGGAAAAGATCAAATCCTATCTGACCAGTGAACAGTACCGGCTTTACAAACTGATCTATGATCGCGCCCTTGCGTCGCAGATGAGTGCAGCTGTCTACAGCAGTGAGACGGTGACACTGTCGCAGAACGGATATGACTTTACGGCCAGCGGATCACGGCGTACGTTTGACGGCTGGCTGAAGGTGTATGGACCGTATTATTCGAGCAAGGATACGGTTCTTCCGGAGTTGAAGGAAGGCGAGAAGCTCAGTGCTTCGAGCATGAAGCCGAACCAGCACTTCACGGAGCCGCCTGCCCGCTACAGCGAAGCGCGTCTGATCAAGGCGATGGAAGACGAGGGCATCGGCCGTCCGTCGACCTATGCGATGATCATCGATACGATTCAGGCAAGAGGCTATGTGAAGCTGGATCGTTCGTCGCCCACGAGCCGCACGAAGGTATTCTTCCCGACGGAACAGGGCATTCTGACAACGGAAAAGCTGGATGAATATTTCTCGAGCATCATCAATGTCAAGTACACGGCGGCGATGGAAAGCGACCTCGACCTCATCGCGGAAGGCAAGGCGGATGAGGAACAGACGCTGGAGCAGTTCTGGGCAAAGTTCTCGCCGCTGCTGAAAGAAGCGGACGAGAAGATGGAACGTACGGCTCCGGAACTGGTTGGCGAAAAGTGTCCGGAGTGCGGCGGTGAACTTGTGTACCGCAATGGCCGCTTCGGCCGTTTCATTGCCTGCTCGAATTTTCCCAAGTGTCGTTATTCACGCAACCTTGAGGACAAGACGAAGGAAAAGCCGGAGATGACGGATAGGATCTGCCCGAAGTGCGGCGCCAATCTTCTGAAGCGCAAGAGCCGCTTCGGAACGTATTTCTATGGCTGTTCACGGTATCCGGAGTGCCATTACATGGAGAATGAGGCCGGCGAAGAGATTATCTCGAAGCGTGACCGCTACAAGAAGGCAGCCGCCGCTGCCGAGGAAACGGCAGAAACGTCAGCAAAACCTGCGGCTAAAAAGACAATGGCAAAGAAGGCTGCCGCAAAGAAGACAACAACCAAAAAGACAACAACCACAAAGAAAACGACCACCAGAAAGACAGCAGCGCGCAAAACCGTGAAGAAAACGGACGCTGCAGAAGAATGACGAAGGTTACGGTAGCCGGAGCCGGTCTGGCGGGCTGTGAGGCGGCGTATCAGCTGGCAAAGCGCGGCATTGATGTTGATCTTGTGGAAATGAAGCCGGCGAAGAAGACACCTGCCCAGGCGGAAGATACGTTTGCGGAGCTGGTATGTTCCAACAGTCTCAAATCGACTTCCCTGACGACGGGACCGGGTCTTCTGAAGGAAGAGATGCGGCGCATGGGTTCCCTGTTGATTGAGGCAGCCGATGCGACGGCGCTGCCGGCCGGCAGTGCACTGGCCGTTGACCGGCAGAAATTTTCCTCCTATGTGGACCATGCGGTCCGCAGCAACTCTCATATTACGGTTGTTGAAAAGGAACTGGATTCGATTCCCGAAGGACCATGCATTATCGCCACAGGTCCGCTTTCTTCCGATGCGATGATGGAGGCGCTGAAGAACCTTCTGCACAGCGATGCCTGCTACTTCTTTGATGCGGAAGCCCCGATCGTTACCGGCGATTCCATTGACATGACAAAGGCGTACCGCAAGTCGCGCTATGACAAGGGCGATGCGGATTACATTAACTGTCCCATGGACCGGGAACAGTTTGAAGCGTTCTATGAAGCCTTGATCAGTGCCGAGACGGTACCAATCCGTTCCTTTGAAAAGGAAATCTACTACGAAGGGTGCATGCCCTTTGAAATCATGGCCAGACGCGGCAGGCAGACGCTGCTTTTCGGACCGATGAAGCCGGTAGGTCTGCAGATGCCGGACGGTCGCCGCCCTTATGCGGTTGTTCAGCTGCGGCAGGACAATGCGGAAGCTTCACTCTACAACATTGTCGGCTTCCAGACGCATCTGACCTGGGGAGAGCAGAAGCGCATTCTGCATATGATTCCAGGTCTGGAACAGTGCGAGATCGTCCGCTATGGCGTCATGCACCGGAATAACTACATCAATGCCCCGACCTGTCTGAAGGAAACCTATCAGTCCAGGGTGCGGGATGATCTGTTCTTTGCGGGACAGATCAGCGGCGTCGAAGGATATATGGAAAGCGGTTCATCGGGTCTTCTGGCGGGAATCAATATGGCCAGATGCCTTGCTGGAAAGGATCCTCTGGTCCTTGGACCGGAAACGATGACCGGAGCCCTGGCACATTACATTGCCAATGGCGATGCGTCGAATTTTCAGCCGATGGGTGCTAACTTCGGCATCGTTCATCTGGAGGCACTGGTCACCAAGAAACAGCGGCGGGAGGCAATCGCGAAGCAGGCTCTGGACCGGATTGATCAGCTGGTGGGCAATGGACTTTGAAGAGGCACTGGACCGTTTTCTGAAACATCTTGCCTTAAGCCGTACAGGCTCCAAAGATACGGATGATGCCTATCGAAGGGACCTGACGCGGTTTATTGAATGGCTGAAGGATGCGAAGATCACGAGCCTGGAAGATGTGACCAAGGAAGATATCAGCCAGTATGTGACGGATCTGCGCTCGGGAAAGATCGGTGGAAAGCCCCTGAGCAATGCGAGCTATGCGCGCAATCTGTCATCGCTGCGTTCGTTTTTCCGTTATCTGAATCAGTATGAAGGCATCGACAACAATCCGGTGGCGATGTTCAAAAGCAGCAATCAGCGCCGGCAGCTGCCTGAGGTATTGACGTTTGATCAGACGGAGCAGCTGCTGAACAGCTTTGACCTTACGCAGCCGAAGGAAATCCGCGACCGGTGCATCCTTGAGGTGCTGTATGCCTGCGGTCTGCGTGTGAGCGAGTGCGCCGGGCTGAAGGTGGCGGATATTGATCTTGACAGCGGATATCTCAGGGTGCACGGCAAGGAATCAAAGGAGAGAATCGTACCGTTCTATCACCGCTGTGGACAGCTGATCGAGCTGTATGAGAAAGAAGTGCGTCCGCAGTATATGGAAAAAACACCGGAACACGGCATCCTCTTTGTCAACCAGCATGGTCATCCGATCAGCAGCCGGGCAATTGAGCTTCTGGTGGAGCAAAGCGGAGAGAAAGCAGGACTCAACATGCACCTGCATCCGCATATGCTCAGACACAGCTTTGCCACCCACATGCTCGATAACGGGGCGGATCTTCGTACGGTTCAGGAGCTGTTGGGGCATGCAAGTCTCAGTACGACGCAGATCTATACGCATGTTATGTCGGACCGGCTGAACCGGGTGGTTCAAAATGCACATCCGTATGCGAAAAAAGGGAAATAGGGCTTTGCAAGGGCAGGAACCTGTGCTATAAATATTCAGGCTTATTCCTGCCTTTTTTGTGCGCGGAATAAGACGACGCACGCGGTGGATCCGTCATCCCGTGTGCATGGTCAGCAGGACATGCATTGATGACGCTCGAAGCCGTCGATGGAAAACTAACGGAAAGGAAGGTAAAAAATAAATTATGACCGTTATCTCCATGAGGAAAATGTTAGAGAATGGTGTTCATTTCGGACATCAGACTCGCAAGTGGAACCCGAAGTTCCGCCCGTACATCTACACTGCCAAGAACAGCATCTACATCATCGATCTCGCAAAGACCGAGGAGATGCTCGACACGGCATACAACGCTCTCAAGGAACTGACCGAGAACGGTGGAAAGGTTCTCTTCGTCGGTACCAAGAAGCAGGCACAGGCTCCGATTCTTGCGGAAGCTCTTCGTTCCGGTTCCTTCTATGTCAACCAGCGCTGGCTGGGCGGCACACTGACCAACTTCCGTACGATTCAGAAGTCGGTCAAGAAGCTTGCAGACATCGAAGAGATGGAAAGCAAGGGAATGCTTAGCGTCTATACGAAGAAGGAACAGGCTGAGATGCTCAAGCAGAAGGACAAGCTTGAGAACTTCCTTGGCGGTATCAAGGAAATGAAGAAGCTCCCGGATGCTCTGTTCGTTGTTGATCCGGTTGAGGAGCACAACGCAGTTGCTGAGGCCCGCAAGCTTCACATTCCGGTCTTCGCTCTTGTTGATACGAATGCGGATCCGACGGTCATCGATTATCCGATTCCGGCAAACGATGATGCAGTCCGTTCCATCACTCTGATGGTCGGCGTCATGGCTGATGCAATTGCTGAGGCTAAGGGCGGTGTTCTGGAATTCGCTCATCAGGAAGATGAGAGCGTCGCTGATATCACCATGAAGGATGTCATGGTTGAGGTTGATCGTCAGGCTGCTGAGTATGAGAAGCGCAAGCGTCAGCGGTATGAGGAGCGCCGTCAGCAGATGCAGCAGGGCCGCGGCGGCAAGTTCGGTGCAGGTGAGCGCCGTGTCTTCCGTCGTTCGGATCGTACAGGTGCAGCAGCACCGGCAGCCAAGGCTGATGCTCCGGCAGAAGCTGAAGCAGGCACAGAGGAGAAGGCAGCATGACAATTACTGCTTCCATGGTTAAGGAACTGCGCGAACAGACCGGCGCAGGAATGATGGACTGCAAGAAGGCTCTTGTCGCAACGGATGGTGACATGGCCAAGGCAGTTGACTGGCTCCGTGAAAACGGTGCCATGAAGGCTGCAAAGAAGGAAAACCGTACGGCTGCGGACGGTCTGAGCAAGGTTGTCGTCAACGGCAACAAGGCTACGATCGTCGAGCTCAACTCGGAGACTGACTTCGTCGCCAAAAACGAGAAGTTCCTGGCTCTGCTGGACAGCACGGTCAATGCAATCGCTGCTGCTGATCCGAAGACTCTGGATGAGGCTCTTGCTCTCAAGGGTGCTGATGGTACGACGCTGGAAGAGGAAATCGTCCAAGCCCGTGCTGTCATCGGCGAAAAGATTTCTCTGCGCCGCTTTGCGAACGTTGAGAAGACGGATGATGAGGAGTTCGGTACCTATATGCACAATGGCGGTCTGATTTCGGCTGTCGTTGTTGTCAAGGGCTCCAAGGATCCGCAGGTTGCCAAGAACATGGCAATGCAGGTTGCGTCCATGGCTCCGGAATATGTTTCGAGCAAGGATCTGCCGGCCGAGGTTGTTGAACATGAGCGTCAGATTCAGACAGAGCTTATGAACAATGATCCGAAGAACGCAAACAAGCCGGATGCGATCAAGGCCAAGATCATTGAGGGCAAGATTTCCAAGGCTCTCGAAGATGTATGCCTGGTTGATCAGATCTTCTTCCTGGATCAGGACAAGAAGGTCGGCGCATGGCTCAAGGAGCAGGGTGCTGAAGTCGTTACGTTCGTCCGCTACAAGGTTGGCGAAGGCATCGAGAAGAAGCAGGAGAACTACGCAGAAGAAGTTGCCAAGATGGCAATGGGCAAGTAAGCCGGCTGCGAAGCTCTGCATATTCACGCATGAAACAGGGGACCGTGAAAACGGTCCCTTTTTTCGTGGCCGGTATTCGTTTAGAATATAGGGCAGAAAAGAGATACACATGGAACAGTCAGCACCCGTATTATGGATTGTCATTCCCTGCTACAACGAGGAAGAGGTTCTTCCCATCACCGCTCCCGAATTTCTGGCGGAGCTCAATGATCTTTCAGGGAAGGGAAAGATTTCACCGGATTCACGCATCCTGTTTGTCAACGACGGCAGTTCGGATGCGACCTGGAGGATTATCAGCGATCTTTCCAGATCCGATCCCCACTATACAGGCATGTCCCAGTCCCGCAACCGCGGCCATCAGAACGCTGTTCTTGCAGGTCTGATGGAGGCGAAGGATCATTGCGACATCACCATCAGCATTGACTGCGACGGACAGGATGATATTCATGCGATGGAAGCCATGGTTGATGCCTACCATGATGGCTGCGACATCGTCTATGGCGTCCGCAGCAAC contains:
- the trmFO gene encoding methylenetetrahydrofolate--tRNA-(uracil(54)-C(5))-methyltransferase (FADH(2)-oxidizing) TrmFO — protein: MTKVTVAGAGLAGCEAAYQLAKRGIDVDLVEMKPAKKTPAQAEDTFAELVCSNSLKSTSLTTGPGLLKEEMRRMGSLLIEAADATALPAGSALAVDRQKFSSYVDHAVRSNSHITVVEKELDSIPEGPCIIATGPLSSDAMMEALKNLLHSDACYFFDAEAPIVTGDSIDMTKAYRKSRYDKGDADYINCPMDREQFEAFYEALISAETVPIRSFEKEIYYEGCMPFEIMARRGRQTLLFGPMKPVGLQMPDGRRPYAVVQLRQDNAEASLYNIVGFQTHLTWGEQKRILHMIPGLEQCEIVRYGVMHRNNYINAPTCLKETYQSRVRDDLFFAGQISGVEGYMESGSSGLLAGINMARCLAGKDPLVLGPETMTGALAHYIANGDASNFQPMGANFGIVHLEALVTKKQRREAIAKQALDRIDQLVGNGL
- the xerA gene encoding site-specific tyrosine recombinase/integron integrase, with amino-acid sequence MDFEEALDRFLKHLALSRTGSKDTDDAYRRDLTRFIEWLKDAKITSLEDVTKEDISQYVTDLRSGKIGGKPLSNASYARNLSSLRSFFRYLNQYEGIDNNPVAMFKSSNQRRQLPEVLTFDQTEQLLNSFDLTQPKEIRDRCILEVLYACGLRVSECAGLKVADIDLDSGYLRVHGKESKERIVPFYHRCGQLIELYEKEVRPQYMEKTPEHGILFVNQHGHPISSRAIELLVEQSGEKAGLNMHLHPHMLRHSFATHMLDNGADLRTVQELLGHASLSTTQIYTHVMSDRLNRVVQNAHPYAKKGK
- the dprA gene encoding DNA-processing protein DprA, which translates into the protein MNERERLISYAMVYGGDWEKITAAVSDRREIRSCPSPDAAITIYDAQYPDRLRQLRYPPWVLFYRGKIELLGRPSVTIIGSRKMTSYAAETTLRLAGKISRHCPVVSGLAKGVDGLAHRSALEHGGMTIGVIGSGLGTVYPLENQDLYDQMAEKGLILSEYPHHAGVRKRNFPWRNRILAALGDTLLITQAACKSGTMLTVNEAIALSRDIYCIPYPFDVEEGRGCNLLISQGAQIFFEESQLKELIPSLRSS
- the topA gene encoding type I DNA topoisomerase, which encodes MKDLVIVESPSKSKTIQKYLGSGFDVVSSKGHIRDLAIKGKDGLGVDIEDHFKPTYVISKDKKDVVKDLQTRASKADHVYLATDPDREGEAISWHLAEVLGLNEQDTNRVTFHEITHDAVIDAFHQPRAIDMDLVHSQETRRILDRIIGFKLSKLLHSKIHSKSAGRVQSVALKLIVEREKEIKAFVPQEYWTVDAEFIKDGQKFTASLAKFNGEKADKVPAEVAKKAAEACQGPFEITSIKIAEKKTAPFKPFITSTLQQEASTKLSFSAKRTMAVAQRLYEGIDIGNGQEGLITYMRTDSTRLSNVYMAAAHDLIQKQFGKEYSGWYQAKNDANAQDAHEAIRPTSLANDPEKIKSYLTSEQYRLYKLIYDRALASQMSAAVYSSETVTLSQNGYDFTASGSRRTFDGWLKVYGPYYSSKDTVLPELKEGEKLSASSMKPNQHFTEPPARYSEARLIKAMEDEGIGRPSTYAMIIDTIQARGYVKLDRSSPTSRTKVFFPTEQGILTTEKLDEYFSSIINVKYTAAMESDLDLIAEGKADEEQTLEQFWAKFSPLLKEADEKMERTAPELVGEKCPECGGELVYRNGRFGRFIACSNFPKCRYSRNLEDKTKEKPEMTDRICPKCGANLLKRKSRFGTYFYGCSRYPECHYMENEAGEEIISKRDRYKKAAAAAEETAETSAKPAAKKTMAKKAAAKKTTTKKTTTTKKTTTRKTAARKTVKKTDAAEE
- the rpsB gene encoding 30S ribosomal protein S2, which produces MTVISMRKMLENGVHFGHQTRKWNPKFRPYIYTAKNSIYIIDLAKTEEMLDTAYNALKELTENGGKVLFVGTKKQAQAPILAEALRSGSFYVNQRWLGGTLTNFRTIQKSVKKLADIEEMESKGMLSVYTKKEQAEMLKQKDKLENFLGGIKEMKKLPDALFVVDPVEEHNAVAEARKLHIPVFALVDTNADPTVIDYPIPANDDAVRSITLMVGVMADAIAEAKGGVLEFAHQEDESVADITMKDVMVEVDRQAAEYEKRKRQRYEERRQQMQQGRGGKFGAGERRVFRRSDRTGAAAPAAKADAPAEAEAGTEEKAA
- the tsf gene encoding translation elongation factor Ts, whose amino-acid sequence is MTITASMVKELREQTGAGMMDCKKALVATDGDMAKAVDWLRENGAMKAAKKENRTAADGLSKVVVNGNKATIVELNSETDFVAKNEKFLALLDSTVNAIAAADPKTLDEALALKGADGTTLEEEIVQARAVIGEKISLRRFANVEKTDDEEFGTYMHNGGLISAVVVVKGSKDPQVAKNMAMQVASMAPEYVSSKDLPAEVVEHERQIQTELMNNDPKNANKPDAIKAKIIEGKISKALEDVCLVDQIFFLDQDKKVGAWLKEQGAEVVTFVRYKVGEGIEKKQENYAEEVAKMAMGK